A DNA window from Arachis duranensis cultivar V14167 chromosome 3, aradu.V14167.gnm2.J7QH, whole genome shotgun sequence contains the following coding sequences:
- the LOC107482262 gene encoding glucan endo-1,3-beta-glucosidase 4 isoform X1, with protein MLSCCSFCRLALHLIPLHSLHSLHFTHSSTQRTLSIIITFTFQSLTLLLLPTKLFQTLRGFLLLPPLLGGFSLLLQLSKSSITHLLEREEELFNNTNSYSLVVQALIGSNFGLNLPAEMILDVMNLKKCLTNVFLLTLAMLTTASGGFVGVNIGTDVSDLPAASNVVAILKAHQITHIRLYDADTHLLQALSNTSIEVIVGVTNEEVLRIGESPSAAAAWINKNVLAYVPSTNITAIAVGSEVLSTIPNVAPVLVPAMNSLHKALVAANLNFRVKVSTPHSMDIIPKPFPPSTATFNSSWNSTMVQLLQFLKNTNSSFMLNAYPYYGYTKGDGIFPIEYALFKPLPSVKQIVDPNTLFHYNSMFDAMVDAAYYSIDALDFSDIPVVVTETGWPSLGGSNEPDATVGNAETYNNNLIRRVLNDSGPPSQVNMPISAYIYELFNEDKRNGPISEKNWGIFYANGSAIYPLSLSTSGQINGTSASVFCVAKDGADSDKLQAGLNYACGQGGANCAAIQQGQPCYLPNNVKSHASFAFNDYYQKTHSTGGTCDFDGTATITTRDPSYGSCIYTGSSNSSGGGMSLAPTALGPSSPSKASLNMQMCSLQYLISVVGAFLALVVASNGNNTVPQK; from the exons ATGTTGAGCTGTTGTTCTTTTTGTCGTTTAGCTCTGCACTTAATACCTCTTCACTCTCTTCACTCTCTTCACTTCACTCACTCTTCAACACAACGAACACTCTCCATCATCATCACATTCACATTTCAATCACTAACTCTTCTCCTACTACCTACCAAACTCTTTCAAACCTTGCG GGGTTTTCTTCTTCTGCCGCCGCTGCTGGGTGGCTTCTCTCTTCTGCTTCAACTCTCCAAGTCATCAATCACTCACTTACTTGAGCGAGAAGAGGAGCTATTCAACAACACTAACTCTTACAG TCTGGTTGTGCAGGCTTTGATTGGCAGTAATTTTGGGTTGAACTTGCCGGCTGAGATGATATTGGATGTGATGAATCTTAAAAAATGCCTCACAAATGTCTTTCTGCTCACACTAGCTATGCTAACCACTGCATCAG GTGGATTTGTTGGCGTAAACATTGGAACTGATGTTTCTGACTTGCCGGCTGCTTCAAATGTTGTTGCTATACTAAAGGCCCATCAAATTACTCATATTCGTCTATATGATGCTGACACTCACTTACTACAAGCCCTTTCAAACACTAGTATTGAAGTAATCGTTGGTGTCACCAATGAGGAGGTACTAAGAATAGGAGAATCTCCATCAGCAGCTGCAGCCTGGATTAATAAAAATGTACTTGCTTATGTGCCATCAACTAATATCACAGCAATAGCAGTTGGCAGTGAGGTTCTTTCGACAATCCCGAATGTTGCCCCGGTTCTGGTTCCTGCCATGAATTCTCTTCACAAAGCCCTGGTTGCTGCAAACCTCAACTTTCGGGTCAAAGTCTCAACACCACACTCTATGGATATTATCCCCAAGCCTTTTCCTCCTTCTACTGCCACCTTTAACTCTTCATGGAACTCTACAATGGTCCAACTGCTTCAGTTTTTGAAGAACACAAATTCCTCTTTCATGTTAAACGCCTACCCTTATTATGGATACACTAAAGGAGACGGCATTTTCCCGATTGAATATGCTCTTTTCAAACCCCTTCCTTCGGTGAAGCAAATTGTTGACCCAAACACTCTATTCCACTATAACAGCATGTTTGATGCTATGGTGGATGCTGCCTACTATTCTATAGATGCCTTAGATTTCAGTGATATACCTGTTGTTGTGACTGAGACTGGCTGGCCATCGTTGGGTGGATCAAATGAACCAGATGCTACTGTAGGAAATGCTGAGACATACAACAATAACCTGATTCGGCGAGTCCTGAATGATTCAGGGCCCCCTAGTCAGGTGAACATGCCTATAAGTGCATACATATATGAACTATTTAATGAAGACAAGAGGAATGGACCAATATCAGAAAAAAATTGGGGAATCTTTTATGCTAATGGTAGTGCTATTTATCCGTTGAGTTTAAGTACTTCTGGCCAGATTAATGGAACATCTGCATCAGTTTTTTGTGTGGCAAAAGATGGTGCAGACAGTGATAAGTTGCAAGCTGGCCTGAACTATGCTTGTGGACAAGGTGGAGCAAACTGTGCCGCTATTCAACAAGGGCAGCCATGCTATCTCCCAAATAATGTGAAAAGCCACGCCTCTTTTGCTTTTAATGATTATTATCAGAAAACTCATAGTACTGGAGGAACATGTGACTTTGATGGAACTGCTACAATTACTACAAGGGATCCTA GTTATGGATCCTGTATATACACTGGAAG TTCTAACTCGAGTGGTGGTGGAATGAGTTTGGCTCCGACGGCACTTGGACCTTCAAGCCCCTCGAAAGCATCTTTGAACATGCAAATGTGTAGTCTTCAGTATTTGATATCCGTTGTGGGGGCATTTTTGGCTCTG GTAGTTGCTTCAAATGGGAATAACACGGTACCTCAAAAGTGA
- the LOC107482262 gene encoding glucan endo-1,3-beta-glucosidase 4 isoform X2 encodes MILDVMNLKKCLTNVFLLTLAMLTTASGGFVGVNIGTDVSDLPAASNVVAILKAHQITHIRLYDADTHLLQALSNTSIEVIVGVTNEEVLRIGESPSAAAAWINKNVLAYVPSTNITAIAVGSEVLSTIPNVAPVLVPAMNSLHKALVAANLNFRVKVSTPHSMDIIPKPFPPSTATFNSSWNSTMVQLLQFLKNTNSSFMLNAYPYYGYTKGDGIFPIEYALFKPLPSVKQIVDPNTLFHYNSMFDAMVDAAYYSIDALDFSDIPVVVTETGWPSLGGSNEPDATVGNAETYNNNLIRRVLNDSGPPSQVNMPISAYIYELFNEDKRNGPISEKNWGIFYANGSAIYPLSLSTSGQINGTSASVFCVAKDGADSDKLQAGLNYACGQGGANCAAIQQGQPCYLPNNVKSHASFAFNDYYQKTHSTGGTCDFDGTATITTRDPSYGSCIYTGSSNSSGGGMSLAPTALGPSSPSKASLNMQMCSLQYLISVVGAFLALVVASNGNNTVPQK; translated from the exons ATGATATTGGATGTGATGAATCTTAAAAAATGCCTCACAAATGTCTTTCTGCTCACACTAGCTATGCTAACCACTGCATCAG GTGGATTTGTTGGCGTAAACATTGGAACTGATGTTTCTGACTTGCCGGCTGCTTCAAATGTTGTTGCTATACTAAAGGCCCATCAAATTACTCATATTCGTCTATATGATGCTGACACTCACTTACTACAAGCCCTTTCAAACACTAGTATTGAAGTAATCGTTGGTGTCACCAATGAGGAGGTACTAAGAATAGGAGAATCTCCATCAGCAGCTGCAGCCTGGATTAATAAAAATGTACTTGCTTATGTGCCATCAACTAATATCACAGCAATAGCAGTTGGCAGTGAGGTTCTTTCGACAATCCCGAATGTTGCCCCGGTTCTGGTTCCTGCCATGAATTCTCTTCACAAAGCCCTGGTTGCTGCAAACCTCAACTTTCGGGTCAAAGTCTCAACACCACACTCTATGGATATTATCCCCAAGCCTTTTCCTCCTTCTACTGCCACCTTTAACTCTTCATGGAACTCTACAATGGTCCAACTGCTTCAGTTTTTGAAGAACACAAATTCCTCTTTCATGTTAAACGCCTACCCTTATTATGGATACACTAAAGGAGACGGCATTTTCCCGATTGAATATGCTCTTTTCAAACCCCTTCCTTCGGTGAAGCAAATTGTTGACCCAAACACTCTATTCCACTATAACAGCATGTTTGATGCTATGGTGGATGCTGCCTACTATTCTATAGATGCCTTAGATTTCAGTGATATACCTGTTGTTGTGACTGAGACTGGCTGGCCATCGTTGGGTGGATCAAATGAACCAGATGCTACTGTAGGAAATGCTGAGACATACAACAATAACCTGATTCGGCGAGTCCTGAATGATTCAGGGCCCCCTAGTCAGGTGAACATGCCTATAAGTGCATACATATATGAACTATTTAATGAAGACAAGAGGAATGGACCAATATCAGAAAAAAATTGGGGAATCTTTTATGCTAATGGTAGTGCTATTTATCCGTTGAGTTTAAGTACTTCTGGCCAGATTAATGGAACATCTGCATCAGTTTTTTGTGTGGCAAAAGATGGTGCAGACAGTGATAAGTTGCAAGCTGGCCTGAACTATGCTTGTGGACAAGGTGGAGCAAACTGTGCCGCTATTCAACAAGGGCAGCCATGCTATCTCCCAAATAATGTGAAAAGCCACGCCTCTTTTGCTTTTAATGATTATTATCAGAAAACTCATAGTACTGGAGGAACATGTGACTTTGATGGAACTGCTACAATTACTACAAGGGATCCTA GTTATGGATCCTGTATATACACTGGAAG TTCTAACTCGAGTGGTGGTGGAATGAGTTTGGCTCCGACGGCACTTGGACCTTCAAGCCCCTCGAAAGCATCTTTGAACATGCAAATGTGTAGTCTTCAGTATTTGATATCCGTTGTGGGGGCATTTTTGGCTCTG GTAGTTGCTTCAAATGGGAATAACACGGTACCTCAAAAGTGA